A genomic segment from Flavobacterium sp. 9R encodes:
- a CDS encoding cell division protein ZapA, producing MEEKLKIKISIADRVYPLTVDASQEEGLRSASKKIDMMIKQFEENYAVRDKQDVLAMCALQFASQVEQKQIDNAMNGSETIDRLQKINAVLDQYLD from the coding sequence ATGGAAGAAAAGCTTAAAATAAAGATATCGATTGCAGACAGGGTTTATCCGTTAACGGTAGATGCCTCTCAAGAAGAAGGACTCAGAAGTGCTTCAAAAAAGATTGATATGATGATTAAGCAGTTTGAAGAAAATTACGCCGTAAGAGATAAACAAGACGTTTTAGCCATGTGTGCGCTACAGTTTGCCTCTCAAGTGGAACAAAAACAAATTGATAATGCAATGAATGGGAGTGAAACCATAGACCGATTGCAAAAAATCAATGCAGTTTTGGACCAATATCTCGATTAA
- a CDS encoding M23 family metallopeptidase, whose translation MRLLCFLLFFFCVLTAQNQYPKDYFRSPLDIPMQLSGNFGELRPNHFHAGFDYKTLQREGLSVYAAAEGYVSRIKISTFGNGKTIYITHPNGYTTVYAHLQKAVGPIQELIKRRQYEEKSFEVEIFLKPNELPISKGQLIALSGNTGASEGPHLHFEIRDSKTEFIINPLFFGFDSFMKDTKKPQVTAVYAFPLDNQTSVNQSLRPVPINLTLQKDGTYLADPVMANGKIGFGIIATDMDDVSFNKNGIFEVQAFYNGTPTYAYQFGTYSFDEMRYINVMIDYSRYKKSQQRIQRLYRTEPFDLSIIKTDDNNGVLSVVPNLSGTYRIEVADYFNNKTLITIPISYDTKAIVIPKEATPSNYFIRAKKEYIFEKENWTVTFPANTFYNDFDLNLSVANKVLTLHDDTVPVHSNFTIQVQDSTHTALDKEKMFLGRIEGGRISYNSTIVKGNTFTTKVKTLGKYGLVLDNVNPVISIGKPIEGKWITAQKELKLSIYDALSGIKSYNAFLNDQWILMEYDNKTRQLTHDFSDGIVAEGANILKVIVVDQMGNSTIFETRFFRSQIIK comes from the coding sequence ATGAGATTATTATGTTTTTTGCTGTTTTTCTTTTGCGTTTTGACTGCTCAAAATCAGTATCCTAAAGATTATTTTAGGTCACCATTGGATATACCAATGCAGTTATCTGGTAATTTTGGTGAATTGCGTCCCAATCATTTTCACGCTGGGTTTGATTATAAAACACTACAACGTGAGGGATTGTCGGTTTATGCTGCTGCAGAGGGTTATGTTTCTAGAATCAAAATCTCAACTTTCGGCAACGGAAAAACAATTTATATTACACATCCAAATGGATATACAACCGTTTATGCTCACTTGCAAAAAGCAGTTGGACCCATTCAGGAATTAATAAAAAGAAGACAGTATGAAGAAAAATCTTTTGAAGTAGAAATTTTCTTAAAGCCTAATGAATTACCAATTTCCAAAGGACAACTTATTGCGCTGTCTGGAAATACAGGTGCTTCAGAAGGGCCACATCTTCATTTTGAAATAAGAGATTCTAAAACCGAATTTATTATCAATCCTTTGTTTTTTGGATTTGATTCTTTTATGAAGGATACCAAAAAACCACAAGTTACTGCGGTTTATGCTTTTCCTTTGGATAACCAGACTAGCGTGAATCAGTCTTTACGTCCAGTACCAATTAATTTGACCCTACAAAAAGACGGAACTTATCTTGCAGACCCTGTTATGGCTAATGGGAAAATTGGTTTTGGTATTATTGCTACTGATATGGATGATGTTTCCTTTAATAAAAATGGTATTTTTGAGGTACAAGCTTTTTATAATGGAACGCCTACTTATGCCTATCAATTTGGGACTTATTCTTTTGATGAAATGCGTTACATCAATGTAATGATAGATTATTCAAGATATAAGAAATCTCAACAACGTATTCAGCGATTGTATCGAACCGAACCATTCGATTTAAGTATCATAAAAACCGATGATAATAATGGTGTACTATCAGTAGTGCCCAATTTGTCGGGTACTTATCGTATTGAGGTTGCTGATTATTTTAATAACAAAACACTCATTACCATTCCAATCTCTTATGATACAAAAGCTATTGTGATTCCAAAAGAAGCGACTCCTTCGAATTATTTTATTAGAGCAAAAAAAGAATACATCTTTGAAAAAGAGAATTGGACGGTTACTTTTCCAGCCAATACTTTTTATAATGATTTTGATTTGAATCTTTCTGTAGCTAATAAAGTATTGACTTTACATGATGACACCGTTCCAGTTCATTCTAATTTTACGATTCAAGTTCAGGATTCTACTCATACGGCATTAGATAAAGAAAAAATGTTTTTGGGAAGGATAGAAGGTGGTCGTATTTCGTATAATTCAACCATTGTAAAAGGAAATACCTTTACCACTAAGGTAAAAACCCTTGGGAAATATGGTCTTGTTCTTGATAATGTAAATCCAGTAATTAGTATCGGTAAACCCATTGAAGGAAAATGGATTACTGCTCAAAAGGAGTTGAAACTTTCTATCTATGATGCTTTGTCAGGAATTAAATCGTACAATGCCTTTTTAAATGACCAATGGATTTTAATGGAATACGACAATAAAACCAGACAACTCACACACGATTTTAGTGATGGAATTGTTGCTGAAGGCGCTAACATTCTTAAAGTAATTGTTGTGGACCAAATGGGAAATTCTACTATCTTTGAAACGCGTTTTTTTAGAAGTCAAATAATTAAATAG
- the rny gene encoding ribonuclease Y — translation MDSTLLIIVSGIIGIAAGFGIAKIIEKSNISNLIKNAKKEAASILKDANLEAENIKKDKILQAKEKFIELKSEHEQVILARDKKVAEVEKRVRDKESQVSSELSKAKKINDDFEAKKAEFQAKIEVLDKKQVEVEKLHKSQLQQLEVISGLSAEEAKEQLVEGLKSEAKSKAMSHIQETIEEAKLTAQQEAKKIIINTIQRVGTEEAVENCVSVFNIESDDVKGRIIGREGRNIRALEAATGVEIIVDDTPEAIILSCFDPVRREIARLSLHKLVTDGRIHPARIEEVVAKTTKQIDDEIIEVGKRTVIDLGIHGLHPELIKVVGRMKYRSSYGQNLLQHSREVSKLCGIMAAELGLNVKLAKRAGLLHDIGKVPDAESDLPHALLGMQWAEKYGEKEEVCNAIGAHHDEIEMKSLLSPIIQVCDAISGARPGARRQVLDSYIQRLKDLEEVAYGFNGVKNAYAIQAGRELRVIVESEKVSDDNAATLSFEISQKIQTEMTYPGQVKVTVIRETRAVNIAK, via the coding sequence ATGGATAGTACATTATTAATAATTGTTTCAGGAATAATAGGTATTGCAGCTGGTTTTGGTATTGCCAAGATTATCGAAAAAAGCAATATCTCTAATTTAATTAAGAACGCTAAAAAAGAAGCTGCTTCAATTTTAAAAGACGCCAATTTAGAAGCTGAAAACATTAAAAAAGATAAAATTCTTCAAGCAAAAGAAAAGTTTATTGAATTAAAATCTGAGCACGAACAAGTGATTTTGGCTAGAGACAAAAAAGTAGCCGAAGTAGAAAAAAGAGTTCGCGATAAAGAATCTCAAGTTTCTAGTGAACTGTCTAAAGCAAAGAAAATCAACGATGATTTCGAAGCTAAAAAAGCAGAATTCCAAGCAAAAATCGAAGTACTTGACAAAAAACAAGTAGAAGTTGAAAAACTACACAAAAGCCAATTACAACAGCTAGAAGTAATCTCTGGATTGTCTGCAGAAGAAGCTAAAGAACAATTAGTAGAAGGATTAAAATCTGAAGCTAAATCAAAAGCAATGTCTCACATTCAAGAAACGATTGAAGAGGCTAAACTTACTGCACAACAAGAAGCTAAGAAAATAATCATCAACACCATTCAACGTGTTGGTACGGAAGAAGCGGTTGAGAATTGTGTGTCTGTTTTCAACATTGAATCTGATGATGTCAAAGGTAGAATCATTGGTCGTGAAGGACGAAACATTAGAGCTCTTGAAGCCGCAACCGGTGTTGAAATTATCGTAGATGATACTCCAGAAGCTATCATTCTTTCTTGCTTTGACCCTGTTCGAAGAGAAATTGCTCGTCTTTCCTTACACAAATTAGTTACTGACGGACGTATTCACCCAGCAAGAATTGAAGAAGTTGTAGCAAAAACAACAAAACAAATTGATGACGAAATCATTGAAGTTGGTAAACGTACTGTTATCGATTTAGGAATTCACGGATTACACCCTGAATTGATTAAAGTGGTAGGTAGAATGAAATACCGTTCTTCATACGGACAAAACTTATTACAACACTCTCGTGAAGTTTCGAAGCTTTGTGGAATTATGGCTGCAGAATTAGGCTTGAATGTAAAATTAGCCAAAAGAGCAGGTTTACTGCACGATATTGGAAAAGTTCCTGATGCAGAAAGTGATTTACCACACGCTTTATTAGGTATGCAATGGGCTGAAAAATACGGTGAAAAAGAAGAAGTATGCAACGCAATTGGAGCGCACCATGATGAAATTGAAATGAAATCATTATTATCACCAATCATTCAAGTTTGTGATGCGATATCTGGTGCTAGACCAGGCGCAAGAAGACAGGTGCTAGATTCATACATACAACGATTAAAAGACCTTGAAGAGGTAGCGTATGGCTTCAATGGAGTTAAAAATGCTTATGCTATTCAAGCTGGTAGAGAATTACGTGTAATTGTAGAAAGCGAAAAAGTTTCTGATGATAATGCAGCAACTTTATCTTTCGAAATTTCTCAAAAAATTCAAACTGAAATGACCTATCCAGGACAAGTAAAAGTTACTGTAATTAGAGAAACTAGAGCAGTAAATATTGCTAAATAA